A single Pseudochaenichthys georgianus chromosome 10, fPseGeo1.2, whole genome shotgun sequence DNA region contains:
- the LOC117453596 gene encoding protocadherin gamma-C5-like, which translates to MTKRIYRDWRWQALWWHHFFLLWTTINGQTRYSIPEELKQGSVVGNLAKDLGLGLSEMFERKLRVASEAGEQYFSVDAGKGELIVNDRIDREALCGQITSCVLPLQIILENPLSLHRIEVEIKDINDNSPNFHTKEMSLNISESAAVGTRFLLDSADDSDVGSNSVKSYVLTKNDCFILKMKEVEDGKTVPELVLEKPLDREKKSVHQLLLTALDGGNPVKSGTSQITITVLDVNDNFPVFDKSVYKVTLGENTAKNTFVAKIAATDADEGTNAEVVFSFGSRTPESVSSAFEINSLTGEIHLKGDLDFERASSYIIEIIAKDKGVPENGGHCRLQIDVLDVNDNTPEIVLTSEPQPVREDSPSGTVVALINARDADSVNNSKVTLRVSRGSPFSLKPSFSNNYALVTSGALDRESFSEYNIEITATDSGSPPLSSKKIIPVIISDVNDNAPLFTQPSYNVYLKENGVPGSILYSVSASDLDFGENAKILYSILDSKVQDVSVSSYVYINSDNGSIYSMHSFDYEKLKVFQIQVQAKDQGSPSLSSNTTVHVFILDQNDNAPAVIYPSSAVLGSLSHQRMSRSAKAGHLVTKVTAVDADSGHNAWISYKLAEATDASLFTVNLYTGEVRTKRAPSEQDDSSQRLLIEIKDDGEPMQSATVTVSILLEDVLHEPILDLRQKTAEPSRKTGRITLYLILSLASVSVLSLVTFLILAVKCMRNSSSGSCCMRRSDCDNYKNPNRNMQIQLNTDGPIKYVEVLGGDMMSQSQSFRSCMSPMSEYSDFTLIKPSSTTDFTEVISVLDASLPDSTWTFESQQVSRQHMAFSVI; encoded by the coding sequence ATGACAAAGAGAATATACCGAGACTGGAGATGGCAGGCGCTTTGGTGGCATCATTTCTTTCTATTGTGGACTACAATAAACGGACAGACTCGTTACAGCATCCCGGAGGAACTGAAACAGGGCTCTGTAGTAGGAAATCTAGCCAAAGATCTGGGTCTGGGATTATCAGAAATGTTTGAACGTAAACTACGTGTCGCTTCCGAGGCTGGCGAGCAGTATTTCAGTGTGGATGCGGGGAAGGGCGAGCTTATAGTGAATGACAGAATAGACAGAGAGGCTTTATGTGGACAAATTACGAGCTGTGTTTTACCTCTGCAAATCATTCTAGAAAACCCTCTCAGTTTACATCGAATCGAGGTAGAAATTAAAGACATTAATGACAACTCGCCTAATTTTCATACAAAAGAGATGTCATTAAACATTTCTGAAAGTGCAGCAGTAGGAACACGTTTTCTCTTGGACAGTGCAGACGATTCTGACGTTGGCAGCAACTCAGTTAAATCATACGTGTTGACTAAGAAtgactgttttattttgaaaatgaagGAAGTTGAAGACGGCAAAACAGTCCCGGAGTTAGTGTTAGAGAAGCCCCTTGATAGAGAGAAGAAATCAGTTCATCAGCTACTACTGACTGCATTAGACGGGGGAAATCCAGTCAAATCTGGTACCTCACAGATTACAATCACAGTGCTCGACGTAAACGACAATTTTCCTGTTTTTGATAAAAGTGTATATAAAGTTACCTTAGGGGAGAACACTGCTAAAAATACGTTTGTTGCAAAGATAGCGGCAACTGATGCTGACGAGGGAACTAACGCAGAGGTTGTATTCTCGTTTGGCTCGCGGACACCAGAATCTGTCTCATCAGCATTTGAAATTAATTCATTAACGGGAGAAATACACTTGAAAGGAGACTTAGATTTCGAAAGAGCCTCGTCCTACATAATTGAAATAATTGCAAAAGACAAAGGGGTTCCCGAAAATGGGGGTCATTGTCGTCTCCAGATAGATGTTTTAGATGTTAATGATAACACTCCAGAAATTGTTCTTACGTCTGAACCGCAGCCGGTGCGCGAAGACTCACCAAGTGGCACAGTGGTGGCTTTGATCAACGCACGTGACGCTGACTCCGTTAATAATAGCAAAGTCACATTACGAGTATCAAGAGGTTCTCCTTTTAGTTTGAAACCATCCTTTTCTAATAATTACGCACTGGTTACAAGTGGTGCTTTAGACCGAGAGAGTTTCTCAGAGTATAATATTGAGATAACAGCCACTGATTCAGGCTCTCCTCCTCTGTCCAGTAAGAAAATTATACCTGTCATCATCAGTGATGTGAATGATAACGCCCCTTTATTCACTCAGCCATCCTATAATGTGTATTTAAAAGAGAATGGGGTGCCAGGCTCTATACTGTACTCAGTATCAGCGTCTGACCTGGATTTTGGTGAAAACGCTAAAATCTTGTACTCCATCTTGGACTCTAAAGTGCAGGACGTTTCTGTCTCGTCTTATGTTTACATTAACTCGGATAACGGCAGCATCTACAGCATGCACTCATTTGACTATGAGAAACTGAAGGTGTTTCAGATCCAGGTTCAGGCAAAGGATCAGGGCTCTCCGTCTCTCAGCAGCAACACCACTGTCCATGTTTTTATCCTGGACCAGAACGACAATGCCCCCGCTGTTATTTACCCCTCCTCCGCTGTCCTGGGCTCCCTCTCTCACCAGAGGATGTCCCGCTCCGCTAAAGCGGGTCACCTGGTTACTAAGGTGACGGCCGTGGACGCTGACTCGGGCCATAACGCCTGGATCTCCTACAAGCTGGCGGAGGCCACAGACGCCTCTCTGTTCACTGTCAACCTGTACACAGGGGAGGTGAGGACTAAACGCGCTCCGTCCGAGCAGGACGACTCCTCTCAGAGGCTGCTTATAGAGATCAAGGACGACGGGGAACCGATGCAGTCCGCCACCGTAACGGTGTCCATCCTGCTGGAGGACGTCCTCCATGAGCCCATCTTAGACCTCCGACAGAAAACGGCCGAGCCCAGCAGGAAAACTGGGAGAATCACCCTGTATTTGATTCTCTCTCTGGCCTCGGTGTCCGTGCTGTCTCTGGTGACTTTTCTCATCTTAGCGGTTAAATGCATGAGGAACAGCAGCAGCGGTAGTTGCTGCATGAGACGAAGTGACTGTGATAATTACAAGAACCCCAACAGAAACATGCAGATTCAGCTCAACACTGATGGACCTATAAAGTACGTGGAGGTCCTGGGAGGAGACATGATGTCTCAGAGTCAGTCCTTCAGGTCCTGCATGTCTCCAATGTCAGAGTACAGTGATTTCACTTTGATTAAGCCCAGCAGCACCACTGACTTTACGGAGGTGATCAGTGTTCTGGATGCTTCTTTACCCGACAGCACGTGGACCTTTGAGAGCCAGCAGGTGAGCAGACAACATATGGCCTTTAGTGTAATTTAA
- the LOC117453891 gene encoding protocadherin gamma-C5-like → MTKRMGDRDWRWQALWWHHFFLLWTTINGQTRYSIPEELKQGSVVGNLAKDLGLGLSEIFDRKLRVASEAGEQYFSVDAGKGELVVNDRIDREALCGQSASCVVPLQVLIENPLQLNRIEVEIRDVNDNAPSFLKSDNILEIAESTVVGVRFPLESAEDPDVGSNGVKTYTLSKDDCFTLKVKEIENGRKIPELVLSKSLDREKKVVHNLFLTAMDGGNPAKSGTSKITVNVLDANDNVPLFENTFYKVAVQENSPNGSFVIQTKATDIDEGPNAEIEYSLGKHTPPTVLSLFHIDTVTGNIYLKKELDHETQASYRIDISAKDKGLLKMETHCSVQVDVLDVNDNPPDIVLTLKPTALPEDSRSGTVVALLSVRDLDSGDNGKVTLTLPKSSPFNLKASFSNNYALVTSGSLDRERFSEYNIEITATDSGSPPLSSKKIIPVIISDVNDNPPLFTQPSYNVYLKENGVPGSILYSVSASDLDFGENAKISYSILESKVQGVSVSSYVYINSDNGSIYSMHSFDYEKLKVFQIQVQAKDQGSPSLSSNTTVHVFILDQNDNAPAVIYPSSAVLGSLSHRRMSRTAKAGHLVTKVTAVDADSGHNAWISYKLAEATDASLFTVNLYTGEVRTKRAASEQDDSSQRLLIEIKDDGEPMQSAIVTVSILLEDVLHEPILDLRQKTAEPSRKTGRITLYLILSLASVSVLSLVTFLILAVKCMRNSSSGSCCMRRSDCDNYKNPNRNMQIQLNTDGPIKYVEVLGGDMMSQSQSFRSCMSPMSEYSDFTLIKPSSTTDFTEVISVLDASLPDSTWTFESQQQYIG, encoded by the exons ATGACAAAGAGAATGGGAGACCGAGACTGGAGATGGCAGGCACTTTGGTGGCATCATTTCTTTCTCTTGTGGACTACAATAAACGGACAGACTCGGTACAGCATCCCGGAGGAACTAAAACAGGGCTCGGTGGTAGGAAATCTAGCCAAAGATTTGGGTCTCGGACTATCAGAGATTTTTGATCGTAAACTGCGTGTCGCCTCTGAGGCTGGTGAGCAGTATTTCAGTGTGGATGCGGGGAAAGGCGAGCTGGTGGTGAATGACAGAATAGACAGAGAGGCTTTATGTGGACAAAGTGCAAGCTGTGTTGTACCTCTGCAGGTTTTAATAGAAAACCCGTTACAGTTGAACCGGATAGAAGTTGAAATAAGAGATGTAAATGACAATGCTCCAAGTTTTCTCAAAAGCGATAACATATTAGAAATTGCTGAATCAACCGTTGTAGGTGTTCGTTTTCCCTTAGAGAGTGCAGAGGATCCCGATGTTGGGAGTAACGGAGTAAAGACGTACACACTAAGCAAAGATGATTGCTTCACTTTAAAAGTTAAAGAAATTGAAAATGGACGTAAAATTCCAGAATTGGTATTGAGTAAATCCCTTGATCGCGAGAAAAAAGTAGTCCACAATTTATTTCTTACTGCTATGGACGGAGGCAATCCGGCCAAGTCTGGAACTTCAAAAATAACTGTCAATGTGCTTGATGCCAACGATAATGTGCCACTATTCGAAAATACTTTTTACAAAGTCGCTGTTCAAGAAAACAGTCCAAATGGCTCTTTTGTAATTCAAACAAAAGCAACAGACATAGACGAGGGTCCAAATGCGGAAATTGAGTACTCGCTTGGTAAACACACACCACCAACAGTGCTGTCATTATTTCATATAGATACTGTAACgggaaatatttatttaaaaaaagagctGGACCACGAAACTCAAGCTTCATATAGAATAGACATTAGTGCAAAAGACAAAGGCCTTCTTAAAATGGAGACTCACTGCAGTGTGCAAGTGGATGTCTTAGACGTTAATGATAACCCTCCAGATATTGTGCTGACTTTAAAACCTACTGCTCTTCCCGAAGACTCTCGCAGTGGAACAGTAGTTGCTTTGCTTAGCGTCCGTGACCTCGATTCCGGTGACAACGGTAAAGTGACGTTAACACTTCCCAAAAGTTCTCCGTTTAATCTGAAAGcatcattttctaataattacgCACTGGTTACAAGTGGTTCATTAGACAGAGAAAGATTTTCAGAGTATAATATCGAGATAACAGCCACTGATTCAGGCTCTCCTCCTCTGTCCAGTAAGAAAATTATACCTGTCATCATCAGTGATGTGAATGATAACCCCCCTTTATTCACTCAGCCATCCTATAATGTGTATTTAAAAGAGAATGGGGTGCCAGGCTCTATATTGTACTCAGTATCAGCGTCTGACCTGGATTTTGGTGAAAACGCTAAAATATCCTACTCCATCTTGGAATCTAAAGTGCAGGGCGTGTCTGTCTCGTCTTATGTTTACATTAACTCGGATAACGGCAGCATCTACAGCATGCACTCGTTTGACTATGAGAAACTGAAGGTGTTTCAGATCCAGGTTCAGGCAAAGGATCAGGGCTCTCCGTCGCTCAGCAGCAACACAACTGTCCATGTTTTTATCCTGGACCAGAACGACAATGCCCCCGCTGTTATTTACCCCTCCTCCGCTGTCCTGGGCTCCCTCTCTCACCGGAGGATGTCCCGCACCGCTAAAGCGGGTCACCTGGTTACTAAAGTGACGGCCGTGGACGCTGACTCGGGCCATAACGCCTGGATCTCCTACAAGCTGGCGGAGGCCACAGACGCCTCTCTGTTCACTGTCAACCTGTACACAGGGGAGGTGAGGACTAAACGCGCTGCGTCCGAGCAGGACGACTCCTCTCAGAGGCTGCTTATAGAGATCAAGGACGACGGGGAACCGATGCAGTCCGCCATCGTCACGGTGTCCATCCTGCTGGAGGACGTCCTCCATGAGCCCATCTTAGACCTCCGACAGAAAACGGCCGAGCCCAGCAGGAAAACTGGAAGAATCACCCTTTATTTGATTCTCTCTCTGGCCTCGGTGTCCGTGCTGTCTCTGGTGACTTTTCTCATCTTAGCGGTTAAATGCATGAGGAACAGCAGCAGCGGTAGTTGCTGCATGAGACGAAGTGACTGTGATAATTACAAGAACCCCAACAGAAACATGCAGATTCAGCTCAACACTGATGGACCTATAAAGTACGTGGAGGTCCTGGGAGGAGACATGATGTCTCAGAGTCAGTCCTTCAGGTCCTGCATGTCTCCAATGTCAGAGTACAGTGATTTCACTTTGATTAAGCCCAGCAGCACCACTGACTTTACGGAGGTGATCAGTGTTCTGGATGCGTCTTTACCCGACAGCACGTGGACCTTTGAGAGCCAGCAG CAGTACATAGGCTGA
- the LOC117453606 gene encoding protocadherin gamma-C5-like — MTKTIGYRDWRWQALWWHHFFLLWTTINGQTRYSIPEELKQGSVVGNLAKDLSLGLSDILDREMHIASEAGEQYFSVDAAKGELVVNDRIDREALCGQSASCVLTLQVVVQNPLQSHRIEVEIRDINDNSPNFLTQEINLKIPESVALGRRFPLESAKDPDVGSNSLKTYSLSKNDYFSLKFKDTKNGKAVPELVLEKPLDREKTALHQLLLTALDGGNPVKSGTCTIIITVLDNNDNFPIFNENEYKVSLKENSTKGTFVIKLKATDADDGVNGEVKYYFGSRTPDFVLSTFDINEITGQIILKSALDYESAKSYLIDITAKDRGIPEMEGNCRVQLDVEDINDNAPEIVLTSKPGPVPEDAPSGTVVALISARDFDSGNNGRVTLQLPKRSPFTLKPSYSNNYQLVTSGALDRESFSEYNIEITATDSGSPPLSSKKSIPISISDVNDNAPLFTQPSYNVYLKENGVPGSILYSVSASDLDFGENAKISYSILESKVQGVSVSSYVYINSDNGSIYSMHSFDYEKLKVFQIQVQAKDQGSPSLSSNTTVHVFILDQNDNAPAVIYPSSAILGSLSHQRMSRSAKAGHLVTKVTAVDADSGHNAWISYKLAEATDASLFTVNLYTGEVRTKRAASEQDDSSQRLLIEIKDDGEPMQSATVTVSILLEDGLHEPILDLRQKAAEPSRKTGRITLYLILSLASVSVLSLVTFLILAVKCMRNSSSSGSCCMRRSDCDNYKNPNRNMQIQLNTDGPIKYVEVLGGDMMSQSQSFRSCMSPMSEYSDFTLIKPSSTTDFTEVINVLDASLPDSTWTFESQQVSRR; from the coding sequence ATGACAAAGACAATAGGATACCGAGACTGGAGATGGCAGGCGCTTTGGTGGCATCATTTCTTTCTCTTGTGGACTACAATAAACGGACAGACTCGGTACAGCATCCCGGAGGAACTGAAACAGGGCTCTGTTGTAGGAAATCTAGCCAAAGATCTGAGTCTCGGACTATCAGACATTTTAGATCGTGAAATGCATATCGCCTCTGAGGCTGGAGAGCAGTATTTCAGTGTGGATGCAGCGAAGGGCGAGCTTGTGGTGAATGACAGAATAGACAGAGAGGCTTTATGTGGACAAAGCGCCAGCTGTGTTTTAACTCTGCAAGTAGTTGTTCAAAATCCTTTGCAGTCTCATCGTATTGAAGTGGAAATTAGAGATATAAATGACAATTCTCCTAATTTTCTTACACAGGAAATTAACCTTAAAATACCAGAATCAGTGGCTCTTGGCAGACGTTTTCCCTTGGAAAGTGCAAAAGACCCTGATGTTGGAAGCAATTCTTTAAAAACGTACTCCCTGAgcaaaaacgattatttttctcttAAGTTTAAAGACACAAAAAACGGTAAGGCTGTACCAGAATTGGTGTTAGAAAAGCCATTGGACCGGGAAAAGACTGCTCTCCATCAGCTTTTGTTGACTGCATTAGATGGAGGTAACCCTGTTAAATCTGGAACCTGTACTATTATTATCACTGTACTTGATAACAATGACAATTTTCCAATATTCAATGAAAATGAGTACAAAGTGTCTTTGAAGGAGAACAGCACCAAAGGAACATTTGTGATCAAACTTAAAGCTACAGATGCAGACGACGGTGTTAATGGtgaagttaaatattattttgggtCTCGCACTCCAGACTTTGTCTTATCAACATTTGATATTAATGAAATAACAGGACAAATCATATTAAAATCAGCATTAGATTATGAGAGTGCTAAATCATACCTTATCGATATAACTGCTAAAGACAGGGGCATTCCCGAAATGGAGGGTAACTGTCGTGTACAGTTGGACGTAGAGGACATAAATGATAATGCTCCAGAAATTGTGCTTACATCAAAACCTGGTCCTGTGCCTGAGGACGCACCAAGTGGCACAGTTGTGGCTTTAATCAGTGCACGAGACTTTGACTCAGGAAATAACGGTAGAGTGACGTTACAGCTTCCAAAACGGTCTCCTTTCACTCTGAAACCGTCCTACTCTAATAATTACCAGCTGGTCACTAGTGGTGCTTTGGACCGAGAGAGTTTCTCAGAATATAATATTGAGATAACAGCCACTGATTCAGGCTCTCCTCCTCTGTCCAGTAAGAAAAGCATACCTATCAGCATCAGTGATGTGAATGATAACGCCCCTTTATTCACTCAGCCATCCTATAATGTGTATTTAAAAGAGAATGGGGTGCCAGGCTCTATACTGTATTCAGTATCAGCGTCTGACCTTGATTTTGGTGAAAACGCTAAAATCTCCTACTCCATCTTGGAATCTAAAGTGCAGGGCGTGTCTGTCTCGTCTTATGTTTACATTAACTCAGATAACGGCAGCATCTACAGCATGCACTCGTTTGACTATGAGAAACTGAAGGTGTTTCAGATCCAGGTTCAGGCAAAGGATCAGGGCTCTCCGTCTCTCAGCAGCAACACCACTGTCCATGTTTTTATCCTGGACCAGAACGACAATGCCCCCGCTGTTATTTACCCCTCCTCCGCTATCCTGGGCTCCCTCTCTCACCAGAGGATGTCCCGCTCCGCTAAAGCGGGTCACCTGGTTACTAAGGTGACGGCCGTGGACGCTGACTCGGGCCATAACGCCTGGATCTCCTACAAACTGGCGGAGGCCACAGACGCCTCTCTGTTCACTGTCAACCTGTACACAGGGGAGGTGAGGACTAAACGTGCTGCGTCCGAGCAGGACGACTCCTCTCAGAGGCTGCTTATAGAGATCAAGGACGACGGGGAACCGATGCAGTCCGCCACCGTCACGGTGTCCATCCTGCTGGAGGACGGCCTCCATGAGCCCATCTTAGACCTCCGACAGAAAGCGGCCGAGCCCAGCAGGAAAACTGGGAGAATCACCCTGTATTTGATTCTCTCTCTGGCCTCGGTGTCCGTGCTGTCTCTGGTGACTTTTCTCATTTTAGCGGTTAAATGCATGaggaacagcagcagcagcggtagTTGCTGCATGAGACGAAGTGACTGTGATAATTACAAGAACCCCAACAGAAACATGCAGATTCAGCTCAACACTGATGGACCTATAAAGTACGTGGAGGTCCTGGGAGGAGACATGATGTCTCAGAGTCAGTCCTTCAGGTCCTGCATGTCTCCAATGTCAGAGTACAGTGATTTCACTTTGATTAAGCCCAGCAGCACCACTGACTTTACGGAGGTGATCAATGTTCTGGATGCTTCCTTACCCGACAGCACGTGGACCTTTGAGAGCCAGCAGGTGAGCAGACGGTAA